In Tindallia magadiensis, one DNA window encodes the following:
- a CDS encoding aminotransferase class IV, with the protein MQREIEKDFFLRNGFAYSTDQFDPEKVIITPSVYEVIRVINGIPLFWEAHLDRMQQSLSLLGYDISLEPARIHAQLHQLIQKNHVSDHNIKVLMNHLDEEQPTLYLFFITSYYPSKRQLEQGVPVIRIAAERENPKAKVIATKFREPIQKAIREAGVYEALLINGADEITEGSRSNFFVVKNGQFYTSPSQKVLEGVTRKTVLSLLDRLGYPCIEQPISQKLIESADGLFLTGTSPGVLPISQVDQQAFPSAHVKEIQEIQGLYHHFVKTYIAINGPSHTGY; encoded by the coding sequence ATGCAACGAGAAATTGAAAAAGACTTTTTTTTACGAAACGGCTTTGCCTATTCTACCGATCAGTTTGATCCAGAAAAAGTCATTATCACCCCTTCGGTATATGAAGTTATTCGAGTCATTAACGGTATTCCTCTTTTCTGGGAGGCTCATCTGGACCGGATGCAGCAGTCTCTTTCTTTACTGGGATATGATATCTCTTTAGAACCAGCAAGGATCCATGCCCAGTTGCACCAACTGATCCAAAAAAACCACGTCAGCGATCATAACATAAAAGTGTTGATGAACCATCTGGATGAAGAGCAGCCAACCTTATACCTTTTCTTTATTACCAGTTATTATCCATCCAAGCGGCAACTCGAACAAGGGGTTCCTGTTATAAGGATTGCGGCTGAAAGAGAGAACCCAAAAGCCAAGGTCATTGCTACAAAGTTTAGGGAACCTATCCAAAAAGCTATCCGAGAGGCAGGTGTTTATGAAGCTTTGCTGATCAACGGAGCTGATGAAATCACAGAGGGCAGCCGCTCTAATTTTTTCGTTGTGAAAAATGGCCAGTTTTATACATCGCCTTCCCAGAAAGTATTGGAAGGAGTGACTCGCAAAACGGTTTTATCCTTGCTTGACCGACTAGGGTACCCTTGCATAGAACAGCCTATTTCCCAAAAATTAATAGAAAGTGCCGATGGCCTGTTTTTAACCGGCACTTCGCCAGGGGTTCTGCCAATTAGCCAAGTGGACCAACAGGCCTTTCCTTCTGCTCATGTAAAAGAAATACAGGAAATACAAGGCTTGTATCATCATTTTGTCAAAACCTATATTGCTATCAACGGCCCATCACATACGGGTTACTAA
- a CDS encoding GAF domain-containing sensor histidine kinase, which translates to MIKSSESYDFMKKICNDELSEVLDLLSDVSSIMMDLTIHNEHLVNTCLERIGIYTKASRVYVFMFRDQLKYMDNVYEWCNEGVSPEINLLQNLATDDFHWWMIKLLKKDTIFIEDVALMDTYANAEKEILLEQGIKSLITVPIFYRQELIGYIGIDFTKEKAKWNVSCPFILKLVSELFSSGFERLRQERLLYEAQQSNTCNTDSHRDKSQPVLSFPSGTKAENLNRMIDEIFHYLEGDLHIFDHIEKTLTPNDPIILINKYDFFQVLIILIQNSIDEIKRCKEKALDGHTHYLSLTTQQEGSCVTIELLDSGEGFSPHDSTEVFNPFFTTKELGEGTGLGLTYAYDIIVNKYYGSIHTENSSEGGRVTIKLPLYQSMVP; encoded by the coding sequence ATGATTAAAAGTTCAGAAAGTTACGATTTTATGAAGAAGATATGTAATGATGAGTTATCCGAGGTGTTAGATTTACTATCGGATGTTTCCTCGATTATGATGGACCTAACCATTCATAACGAGCATCTGGTTAATACCTGCCTGGAACGAATCGGCATCTATACCAAAGCCTCTCGAGTGTATGTCTTTATGTTTCGTGACCAGCTAAAGTATATGGATAATGTCTATGAATGGTGCAATGAAGGCGTCTCTCCTGAAATCAACTTACTGCAAAATTTAGCCACGGATGATTTTCATTGGTGGATGATTAAACTCCTCAAAAAAGATACTATCTTTATTGAAGATGTTGCGTTAATGGATACTTACGCCAATGCAGAAAAAGAAATTTTACTGGAACAGGGTATCAAGTCATTAATTACCGTCCCTATTTTTTATCGTCAAGAATTAATTGGCTATATTGGCATTGATTTTACAAAAGAAAAGGCTAAGTGGAATGTTTCTTGTCCTTTCATCTTAAAACTTGTTTCCGAACTTTTTTCTTCCGGGTTTGAACGACTACGTCAAGAAAGACTCCTTTATGAAGCCCAGCAATCAAATACTTGCAACACCGATTCTCACCGAGACAAAAGCCAACCCGTGTTGTCTTTTCCCTCCGGTACAAAAGCTGAAAATCTTAATAGAATGATCGATGAAATATTTCACTATTTAGAGGGTGATTTACATATTTTCGATCACATTGAAAAAACCTTGACGCCTAATGATCCTATTATCCTCATCAACAAGTATGATTTTTTTCAAGTTCTGATCATCCTCATTCAAAATAGTATTGATGAGATAAAACGTTGTAAAGAAAAGGCCTTAGATGGACACACTCACTATCTCAGCCTTACCACTCAACAAGAAGGAAGTTGTGTCACTATTGAACTGCTGGATAGTGGAGAAGGATTTTCGCCTCATGACAGTACAGAGGTTTTTAATCCTTTCTTCACCACCAAAGAACTGGGGGAAGGTACTGGACTAGGTTTGACCTATGCTTACGACATCATTGTCAATAAGTACTACGGTAGTATTCATACCGAAAACAGCTCTGAAGGTGGCCGGGTTACCATAAAACTCCCCCTTTATCAGTCGATGGTTCCTTAA
- a CDS encoding methionine ABC transporter permease → MKLFLDQWAPIMVKASLETFQMVGIAMLFAVLLGLPLGVCLILTRDGAAYENKYFYSGINMVINFFRSVPFIILLFFILPFTRLLVGTSIGVKGVLVPLVIHTAPFVARLMESALLEVNDGVIEAYESMGITTPKIIWNVMIREARPSIVLGLTTAIISLIGATAMAGLVGAGGLGDLAYRYGHLRYEATVMYATVGLLVVLVQLIQSGGNKVATKIRK, encoded by the coding sequence ATGAAGCTGTTTCTTGATCAATGGGCACCAATAATGGTAAAGGCCAGCCTTGAGACTTTTCAAATGGTAGGGATCGCCATGTTGTTTGCTGTTTTATTGGGACTTCCCTTAGGCGTGTGTCTCATTTTAACTAGGGACGGAGCTGCTTACGAAAACAAGTATTTTTACAGTGGAATCAACATGGTAATTAATTTTTTTCGTTCCGTCCCTTTCATTATCTTATTATTTTTTATTCTGCCCTTTACTCGATTACTGGTAGGAACTTCCATTGGAGTAAAAGGCGTGTTAGTTCCCTTAGTCATTCACACAGCACCTTTTGTGGCCCGGTTAATGGAGTCAGCTCTTTTAGAAGTAAACGACGGTGTGATTGAAGCCTATGAATCCATGGGGATTACAACACCAAAGATCATTTGGAATGTCATGATTCGAGAAGCAAGACCATCCATTGTACTAGGGCTGACAACGGCCATCATTTCTCTGATAGGCGCAACGGCTATGGCAGGACTGGTGGGTGCCGGAGGGTTGGGCGACTTAGCCTATCGCTATGGTCATCTGCGTTATGAAGCAACCGTCATGTACGCTACGGTAGGATTACTGGTTGTCTTAGTCCAGTTGATTCAGTCTGGTGGCAACAAAGTGGCGACTAAAATCAGAAAATGA
- the fliS gene encoding flagellar export chaperone FliS, with protein MAMNNPYPENKQMQNPKIYKMQKQVNLNQESYQEKTKSTGQNGQKQANPYLQSQVMTASPQELVVMLYDGAIRFINQAVTAIEKKDMENAHHFNMRAQNIFLELMSGLNQEYEISEDFFKMYEFIHYHLIAANSEKSIEKLKEAAALTREIKEAWKQAMESVKSS; from the coding sequence ATGGCAATGAACAATCCTTATCCAGAAAACAAGCAGATGCAGAATCCTAAAATTTACAAAATGCAAAAGCAGGTAAACCTGAACCAGGAATCTTACCAGGAAAAAACGAAATCAACCGGGCAGAACGGACAGAAACAAGCGAATCCATATCTTCAATCCCAAGTAATGACAGCATCTCCGCAAGAGTTGGTGGTAATGCTCTATGACGGTGCTATTCGGTTTATCAACCAAGCGGTAACGGCTATTGAAAAAAAAGATATGGAAAATGCACATCATTTTAATATGCGAGCTCAAAACATTTTTCTTGAATTGATGAGTGGATTGAACCAAGAGTATGAAATTTCTGAGGATTTCTTTAAGATGTATGAGTTTATTCATTACCACTTGATTGCGGCTAATTCAGAAAAAAGCATTGAGAAGCTGAAGGAAGCAGCAGCATTGACTAGGGAAATCAAAGAAGCATGGAAACAGGCAATGGAGAGTGTCAAATCTTCTTAG
- the hpf gene encoding ribosome hibernation-promoting factor, HPF/YfiA family — MKVIVTGRNFDITNSLRDTIESKLDKLEKYFNKEAEAQVTLSVEKERQIMEVTIPLSGSVLRAEESTKDMYNTVDRVVDKLDSQLRKHKTKLEKNRINNYETIRFENIPTQEKQEEEEARIVKTKRFAVKPMSHEEAVLQMELVGHNFYVYANDETSEVNVVYKRKDGNYGLIEPEFE, encoded by the coding sequence ATGAAAGTAATCGTAACAGGCAGAAACTTTGACATAACAAATTCTCTGCGGGACACCATTGAATCGAAGCTGGATAAGTTAGAAAAGTATTTCAACAAGGAGGCGGAAGCACAGGTTACACTTTCTGTAGAAAAAGAAAGGCAAATCATGGAGGTGACCATTCCCCTAAGTGGCTCCGTACTGCGGGCTGAAGAATCTACAAAAGATATGTATAACACCGTTGACCGAGTGGTAGATAAGTTAGATAGCCAGTTAAGAAAGCATAAAACAAAACTAGAGAAAAATCGTATTAATAATTATGAGACCATTCGGTTTGAAAATATTCCAACTCAGGAAAAACAAGAGGAAGAAGAAGCGCGGATTGTGAAAACTAAGCGCTTTGCTGTTAAGCCAATGAGTCATGAAGAAGCGGTTTTACAAATGGAACTGGTAGGTCATAACTTTTATGTTTATGCCAATGATGAAACAAGCGAAGTGAATGTCGTGTATAAACGGAAAGATGGAAATTATGGACTTATTGAGCCGGAATTTGAATAA
- the ychF gene encoding redox-regulated ATPase YchF, whose translation MKIGIVGLPTTGKTTLFNLLTGAEEETAGFATGKVEAHTGIVKIPDERIDFLAAHYQPKKITPATIELTDVPGLVQGASTGKGVGNQFLDTIRKVDALIHLVRVFENDQVLHPEGSIDPMRDIETINMELLFSDLGVIENRIQRIQSGKKVTKEHLAEKEVLEKCQEALENGKLIHELNLEEEEQELLKTFGFLSEKPMMIVVNIDENQLSEGKYPAQDALENYCKERHLPLIALSAKSEQEISQLEDEDREMFMDELGIQEPGIHRVARAAYDLLGLISFLTSGEDEVRAWPIRKETIAKKAAGKIHTDIEKGFIRAEVTAFEDFKENPSTVKLKELGKVRLEGKEYLVKDGDIINFRFNV comes from the coding sequence ATGAAAATTGGAATCGTGGGACTGCCCACAACAGGAAAAACCACCTTATTTAATTTACTGACCGGCGCCGAAGAAGAAACCGCCGGTTTTGCTACAGGAAAGGTGGAAGCCCACACCGGCATTGTTAAAATACCCGATGAACGTATTGATTTTTTAGCCGCTCATTACCAGCCAAAAAAAATCACTCCGGCTACGATCGAGCTAACGGATGTGCCTGGGCTGGTTCAGGGGGCAAGCACGGGCAAAGGGGTGGGTAACCAGTTTCTGGACACCATTCGAAAAGTAGATGCGTTGATTCATCTGGTGCGAGTTTTTGAAAATGACCAGGTACTACATCCAGAAGGTTCGATTGACCCTATGCGTGATATCGAAACTATTAACATGGAGCTTCTTTTTTCCGATCTGGGGGTGATCGAAAACCGGATCCAGCGAATTCAAAGTGGAAAAAAAGTAACCAAAGAACATCTGGCTGAAAAAGAAGTGTTGGAAAAGTGCCAGGAAGCTCTTGAAAATGGAAAACTGATTCACGAACTAAACCTGGAAGAAGAAGAACAGGAATTATTAAAAACCTTTGGATTTTTATCAGAAAAACCAATGATGATCGTTGTCAATATTGACGAAAATCAGCTTTCCGAAGGAAAATATCCGGCACAAGATGCGCTGGAAAATTATTGTAAAGAGCGACACCTACCCTTAATTGCTCTTAGCGCTAAATCTGAACAGGAAATTAGTCAATTGGAAGATGAGGATCGAGAAATGTTTATGGATGAGCTGGGCATCCAGGAGCCTGGTATCCACCGAGTAGCACGGGCAGCCTATGATTTGCTGGGCCTTATTTCTTTTTTAACCAGTGGCGAAGACGAAGTCCGCGCATGGCCCATTCGCAAAGAAACCATTGCCAAAAAAGCCGCCGGTAAAATTCATACTGATATTGAAAAAGGATTTATTCGAGCCGAAGTAACTGCCTTTGAAGATTTTAAAGAAAACCCTTCCACTGTTAAGCTCAAGGAGCTTGGAAAAGTCCGTCTAGAAGGAAAAGAATACCTTGTAAAAGATGGCGATATTATTAACTTCCGTTTTAATGTTTAA
- a CDS encoding MerR family transcriptional regulator, with translation MKYHNCPVCGHLVTDQPEGELLCTECAKESGDPYKRVRDYVYDHPGATVLEAEEATGVSRSLIMRYVREGRISLLEKRSIMRVCKTCGVAVDYGDFCLECKKKNMEIELKQKGNATKSQVSSFGRRRRR, from the coding sequence ATGAAATATCATAACTGTCCTGTTTGCGGTCATCTGGTGACGGATCAGCCAGAAGGAGAGCTTCTTTGCACGGAATGTGCAAAGGAGTCAGGAGATCCTTATAAAAGAGTGAGAGACTATGTCTATGATCATCCAGGAGCAACCGTGCTAGAAGCTGAAGAAGCTACAGGGGTGAGCCGGTCGTTGATTATGCGCTATGTCCGGGAAGGACGCATCTCGCTGTTGGAAAAACGAAGTATTATGAGAGTTTGCAAAACCTGTGGTGTTGCTGTAGATTATGGAGATTTCTGCCTTGAATGTAAAAAGAAAAATATGGAAATAGAGCTTAAACAAAAAGGAAACGCCACCAAAAGCCAAGTGAGCAGCTTTGGGCGGCGGAGGCGTCGATAA
- the fliD gene encoding flagellar filament capping protein FliD, which yields MMDRMRFGGLNSGIDTHDMIDQMMRVERMRVDRFHQRSQTIQWRQEAAHEMNKRIAQFVLDSRQNFGLNQVSYSGQIRTSEVNRFDWIKSAQSSNESVVRARANANAIEGNHTVEVKQRAEVGSITSQDMSAITSDDGRTFQFGDGVESRELKIQVGDTVQTFTVENGSHVSSLATQIRNATDEDGNSLGLNASYDANFGRMMITTRETGAEQSFTILEDDLGAHMFEGFDADGNLERAGQDAIIEFNGEEVKHHSNNIEIFGIHLDIQGGAPLNEVTTISVQTDVDGMVDKIKEFVNEYNKLLDDMNEQLKQEEYRDYRPLTDEEKRAMSDNEVEMWEERAKSGLLRNDESMTRMMQNLRLGMYQEVEGATGAFNQITQIGITTGNYQDGGKLEIDEDRLRDAINEDAEGVVNLLFKTSSAEDPAQRKAESGLFQRMSDEMVAGMQDSVRRLGVGEHADTLRSVQGNMLIDFVTKNSSLSVSDRDILSINQRIEREERRLARREEQLWAQFTAMEKAMGEMNNQADWLQQQLMQF from the coding sequence ATGATGGATCGAATGCGGTTCGGCGGATTAAACTCCGGAATCGATACCCATGATATGATTGATCAGATGATGAGAGTGGAGCGAATGAGAGTTGATCGCTTTCATCAGCGAAGCCAGACCATTCAATGGCGTCAAGAAGCAGCTCATGAGATGAACAAGCGGATTGCTCAGTTTGTTTTAGACAGCCGGCAGAACTTTGGGTTAAACCAGGTAAGCTACAGTGGGCAGATCAGAACCTCTGAGGTAAATCGGTTTGATTGGATTAAGAGTGCTCAATCTTCTAATGAATCCGTTGTGAGAGCACGAGCTAATGCGAATGCTATTGAGGGAAATCATACGGTGGAAGTAAAACAAAGAGCTGAGGTAGGGAGTATTACTTCACAAGATATGTCAGCGATTACATCGGATGATGGAAGAACCTTTCAATTTGGAGATGGAGTGGAATCTCGGGAACTAAAAATTCAAGTTGGAGATACGGTACAAACCTTTACGGTTGAAAACGGTAGCCACGTTTCTAGTCTGGCAACGCAGATTCGAAATGCTACAGATGAAGATGGAAATAGTCTTGGCCTCAATGCTTCTTATGATGCTAACTTTGGAAGAATGATGATTACCACTCGGGAAACTGGAGCGGAACAGTCTTTTACAATCCTTGAAGATGATCTGGGTGCTCATATGTTTGAAGGTTTTGATGCAGACGGAAACTTAGAAAGAGCTGGTCAAGATGCCATTATTGAGTTTAATGGGGAAGAGGTTAAGCATCACAGTAACAATATTGAGATTTTTGGCATTCACTTGGACATTCAGGGCGGGGCACCGCTGAATGAAGTAACCACCATCAGCGTTCAAACGGATGTGGATGGTATGGTAGATAAAATTAAAGAATTTGTGAATGAATATAATAAGTTATTGGATGATATGAATGAACAACTAAAACAAGAAGAATACCGGGATTATCGACCATTGACAGATGAAGAAAAAAGAGCGATGTCTGATAATGAAGTTGAAATGTGGGAAGAACGGGCGAAAAGTGGTTTATTAAGAAATGATGAATCCATGACTCGTATGATGCAAAATCTTCGCTTAGGCATGTATCAGGAAGTGGAAGGGGCAACTGGCGCCTTTAATCAGATTACACAAATTGGTATTACTACCGGGAATTATCAGGATGGTGGAAAACTTGAAATTGATGAGGATCGGTTGAGGGATGCGATCAACGAAGATGCAGAAGGAGTCGTAAATCTTTTATTCAAAACCTCCAGTGCGGAAGATCCGGCACAGCGAAAAGCAGAAAGTGGTCTTTTTCAGCGCATGAGTGATGAAATGGTGGCAGGAATGCAGGATAGTGTTCGGCGATTAGGGGTAGGCGAACATGCAGATACCCTGCGATCTGTACAGGGGAATATGTTGATTGATTTTGTTACAAAAAATAGTAGTTTGAGTGTATCGGACCGGGATATTTTATCGATTAATCAACGAATCGAACGTGAAGAACGTAGATTAGCCCGAAGAGAAGAACAACTCTGGGCTCAATTTACGGCGATGGAAAAAGCAATGGGAGAAATGAATAATCAGGCAGACTGGTTGCAGCAACAGTTAATGCAGTTTTAG
- a CDS encoding flagellar protein FlaG, which yields MKIDGIATDRVQSSQATERVQLRQGSQGSVVETENNEKRRENRITQHERMEKKLEKSDRVEDLQDALDQANKSFEPLNRHFEFSSHDKLNRVMVKVINTKTDEVIREIPPEKLVDMVANMLEVAGILVDERG from the coding sequence ATGAAAATAGATGGTATTGCCACGGACCGTGTACAATCTTCGCAGGCAACTGAACGAGTACAGTTAAGGCAGGGAAGCCAAGGGTCAGTGGTTGAAACAGAAAACAACGAGAAAAGAAGAGAAAATAGAATTACCCAGCATGAAAGAATGGAAAAAAAATTAGAAAAAAGTGATAGAGTTGAAGACCTTCAGGATGCTTTGGATCAAGCCAATAAAAGCTTTGAACCGCTAAACCGGCATTTTGAGTTTTCTTCCCATGACAAGCTAAATCGGGTCATGGTAAAAGTAATCAATACGAAAACAGATGAAGTGATTCGGGAAATTCCGCCAGAAAAGCTGGTTGATATGGTGGCGAATATGTTGGAAGTAGCAGGAATCTTGGTGGATGAACGAGGTTAA
- a CDS encoding NAD/NADP octopine/nopaline dehydrogenase family protein translates to MKLKVCIIGSGNGALAAAADLTLQGHQVNFYVNDQYRNRLKSLFLEKTIQLDGVGATGKATLNKVTSNIDEALEDVDLIMPVLPAYTIAKLAEELADHLKPDARILLAPGSTGGALIMARKLYEKLGNHQIRVSEIHSLPYAARSNGEQNEALILLECKKLYFATFPSKYNDEMAELTRHIYPSIEPVRDVLESSLNNGNPVSHPAPVVLNAGKIEYFNGEHYHYREGITPSVARVNERVDKERLSICKALGYKGIPAVERLYEMGYAPKRETLYECYRDSNAFNPLKGPSSLKDRYLVEDTKCSLVALASLGDALGIETPVMDSVIVLASALNDEDYYQTGCTVQDWGLEGKNLGEIKTFLQEGYNG, encoded by the coding sequence ATGAAATTAAAAGTATGTATCATTGGAAGCGGAAATGGGGCTTTAGCAGCAGCGGCAGATTTAACGCTGCAAGGTCATCAAGTAAACTTTTACGTAAATGATCAATATCGCAATCGGCTGAAATCTTTATTTTTGGAAAAAACCATACAGCTCGATGGCGTAGGGGCTACAGGAAAAGCGACTCTCAATAAGGTCACTTCGAATATTGATGAAGCGCTGGAAGATGTAGATTTAATTATGCCGGTATTGCCAGCATATACCATTGCAAAGCTGGCGGAGGAACTGGCAGATCATCTTAAACCGGATGCACGAATTCTGTTAGCTCCAGGCAGTACTGGTGGTGCCTTGATCATGGCGAGAAAATTATATGAAAAGTTGGGAAATCATCAGATTCGGGTATCTGAAATCCATTCGTTACCCTATGCAGCCCGAAGTAATGGTGAGCAAAATGAAGCACTGATATTACTGGAATGTAAGAAATTGTATTTTGCAACGTTTCCCTCAAAGTATAATGATGAAATGGCAGAATTGACCAGACACATCTATCCATCTATTGAACCGGTCAGGGATGTGCTGGAAAGCTCTTTAAATAATGGAAATCCGGTATCTCATCCGGCGCCGGTTGTATTAAATGCAGGAAAAATTGAATACTTTAATGGAGAGCATTATCATTACCGGGAAGGGATCACACCTTCCGTTGCCCGGGTGAATGAACGGGTGGACAAGGAGCGGCTTTCCATTTGCAAGGCCTTAGGCTATAAAGGGATTCCGGCGGTAGAACGTCTTTATGAGATGGGTTATGCTCCTAAAAGAGAAACCCTTTATGAATGCTATCGAGACAGTAATGCCTTTAATCCACTAAAAGGACCTAGTAGTCTTAAGGATCGGTATTTGGTGGAAGATACAAAATGTTCTTTGGTGGCGCTGGCGAGTTTGGGAGATGCCCTAGGAATTGAAACGCCAGTGATGGATTCCGTTATTGTACTGGCGTCGGCTTTAAATGATGAAGATTATTATCAAACTGGATGCACTGTACAAGACTGGGGTCTGGAAGGAAAAAACCTGGGAGAAATAAAAACATTTTTACAAGAGGGATATAATGGGTAA
- a CDS encoding YjfB family protein, which produces MDVAAMSIALNQMKLQQEASVSVLKMAMDGGSSQMEGLEKMLDTNTKMLEQSVTPHLGGNLDIQL; this is translated from the coding sequence ATGGATGTAGCGGCTATGTCAATAGCACTGAACCAGATGAAACTTCAACAGGAAGCCAGTGTATCTGTGCTTAAGATGGCAATGGATGGTGGATCCTCTCAGATGGAAGGTTTAGAAAAAATGTTGGATACCAACACCAAAATGTTGGAACAATCCGTAACACCTCATCTGGGAGGTAATCTGGATATTCAATTATAG